The following coding sequences are from one Vicugna pacos chromosome 19, VicPac4, whole genome shotgun sequence window:
- the CBLN4 gene encoding cerebellin-4, translating into MSSGRRALSVVPAVLLALTLPGLPVWAQNDTEPIVLEGKCLVVCDSNPATDSKGSSSSPLGISVRAANSKVAFSAVRSTNHEPSEMSNKTRIIYFDQILVNVGNFFTLESVFVAPRKGIYSFSFHVIKVYQSQTIQVNLMLNGKPVISAFAGDKDVTREAATNGVLLYLDREDKVYLKLEKGNLVGGWQYSTFSGFLVFPL; encoded by the exons ATGAGCTCCGGGCGCCGGGCGCTGTCCGTGGTGCCGGCCGTGCTGCTGGCTCTCACCCTGCCTGGGCTGCCCGTCTGGGCGCAGAACGACACGGAGCCCATCGTGCTGGAGGGCAAGTGCCTGGTGGTGTGCGACTCGAACCCGGCCACGGACTCCAAgggctcctcttcctcccctctggGCATCTCGGTCCGGGCGGCCAACTCCAAGGTCGCCTTCTCGGCGGTGCGGAGCACCAACCACGAGCCGTCCGAGATGAGCAACAAGACGCGCATCATTTACTTCGATCAG ATCCTAGTAAATGTGGGTAATTTTTTCACGCTGGAGTCTGTCTTTGTAGCACCAAGAAAAGGAATTTACAGTTTCAGTTTTCACGTAATTAAAGTCTACCAGAGCCAAACAATCCAG gtTAACCTGATGTTAAACGGAAAACCGGTAATATCTGCCTTCGCTGGGGATAAAGACGTTACTCGTGAAGCTGCCACCAATGGGGTCCTGCTGTACCTCGATAGAGAGGATAAGGTTTACCTGAAACTGGAGAAAGGTAACTTGGTCGGAGGCTGGCAGTATTCCACGTTTTCCGGCTTTCTGGTGTTCCCCCTATAG